The following are from one region of the Planctomonas sp. JC2975 genome:
- the hisF gene encoding imidazole glycerol phosphate synthase subunit HisF produces MTLAIRVIPCLDVANGRVVKGINFLNLRDAGDPVELAARYYEQGADELTFLDVTATVEGRATTYDVVRRTAEQVFIPLTVGGGVRSTDDVARLLASGADKVGVNSAAIARPALLGEIADRFGAQVLVLSLDVKRSQRTASGFVVTTHGGRTETELDALAWAAQAVELGAGELLVNSIDADGTKQGFDLELVRRMREVSTVPVIASGGAGSVEHFAPAVEAGADAVLAASVFHDGLMTIGDVKNALLDAGEEVRR; encoded by the coding sequence ATGACTCTCGCGATCCGCGTCATCCCGTGCCTCGACGTGGCGAACGGCCGCGTCGTCAAGGGCATCAACTTCCTGAACCTCAGGGATGCCGGCGATCCCGTCGAACTCGCCGCGCGCTACTACGAGCAGGGCGCCGACGAGCTCACGTTCCTCGACGTCACGGCCACGGTGGAAGGGCGTGCCACCACTTACGACGTCGTGCGCCGCACGGCGGAACAGGTGTTCATCCCGCTCACGGTCGGCGGGGGAGTGCGCTCCACCGATGACGTCGCCCGGCTCCTCGCCAGCGGCGCAGACAAGGTCGGCGTGAACAGCGCGGCGATCGCCCGCCCCGCCCTGCTCGGCGAGATCGCCGATCGGTTCGGCGCTCAGGTGCTCGTGCTCTCGCTCGACGTCAAGCGCTCACAGCGCACCGCCTCCGGCTTCGTCGTGACGACCCACGGCGGACGCACCGAGACCGAACTTGATGCCCTCGCCTGGGCCGCGCAGGCCGTCGAACTCGGGGCCGGCGAGCTTCTCGTCAACTCGATCGATGCCGACGGAACGAAACAGGGCTTCGACCTGGAGCTCGTCAGGAGGATGCGCGAGGTGAGCACCGTGCCGGTCATCGCGTCCGGCGGCGCCGGATCCGTCGAGCATTTCGCGCCTGCAGTCGAAGCGGGAGCGGATGCCGTGCTGGCCGCGAGCGTGTTCCACGACGGGCTCATGACCATCGGCGACGTGAAGAATGCCCTGCTCGATGCGGGCGAGGAGGTTCGACGGTGA
- the hisG gene encoding ATP phosphoribosyltransferase yields MLKIAVPNKGSLSETAAQMLAEAGYTGRKDPKELIVADPANDVEFFYLRPRDIATYVGSGALDVGITGRDLLLDSGSPAREIDELGFAASTFRFAGPAGRFTDVKELEGLRVATSYDGLVGAWLREAGVNVTLVRLDGAVESAVRLGVADAVADVVETGSTLRKQGLDIFGPVILQSQAVLIAAPDGQGDAEPASGQATLHRRLQGVMVARQYVLIDYDLPSHLIEKAVALTPGVESPTISPLRDSGWVAVRAMVPRTSTNRIMDDLYELGARAILVTPIHAARL; encoded by the coding sequence ATGCTGAAGATCGCCGTGCCCAACAAGGGCTCGCTCTCCGAAACCGCCGCCCAGATGCTCGCCGAGGCGGGCTACACGGGTCGCAAAGACCCCAAGGAACTCATCGTCGCCGACCCGGCGAACGACGTGGAGTTCTTCTACCTCCGCCCGCGTGACATCGCGACCTATGTCGGAAGCGGCGCCCTCGACGTGGGCATCACCGGTCGCGACCTGTTGCTCGACTCCGGTTCGCCTGCGCGCGAGATCGACGAGCTCGGGTTTGCGGCCTCCACGTTCCGGTTCGCCGGTCCCGCCGGCCGGTTCACCGACGTGAAAGAGCTCGAGGGCCTTCGCGTCGCGACCAGCTACGACGGACTGGTCGGCGCCTGGCTCCGCGAGGCAGGGGTGAACGTGACGCTCGTGCGCCTCGACGGCGCCGTGGAATCCGCGGTGCGCCTCGGAGTGGCGGATGCCGTCGCCGACGTCGTCGAGACAGGCTCGACCCTCCGCAAGCAGGGCCTCGACATCTTCGGCCCGGTGATCCTTCAGTCGCAGGCGGTGCTCATCGCGGCGCCGGACGGACAGGGCGATGCGGAGCCGGCATCCGGGCAGGCCACCCTGCACCGCCGCCTGCAGGGCGTCATGGTCGCCAGGCAGTACGTGCTGATCGACTACGACCTTCCTTCGCACCTGATCGAGAAGGCCGTCGCTCTCACCCCGGGTGTCGAGTCGCCGACGATCTCGCCGCTGCGCGACTCCGGATGGGTCGCCGTTCGGGCCATGGTGCCGCGCACCTCGACGAACCGCATCATGGACGACCTGTACGAGCTGGGTGCTCGCGCGATCCTGGTGACGCCCATCCACGCGGCGCGGCTCTGA
- a CDS encoding phosphoribosyl-ATP diphosphatase: MKTFDELFAELTSKAETRPAGSGTVRELDAGIHAIGKKIVEEAAEVWMAAEFQSDDETSEEISQLLYHLQVLMLAKGLTLQDVYRHL, from the coding sequence GTGAAGACTTTCGACGAACTGTTCGCCGAACTGACGTCCAAGGCCGAGACCCGTCCCGCGGGGTCCGGCACGGTGCGCGAGCTCGACGCGGGCATCCATGCCATCGGGAAGAAGATCGTCGAAGAGGCCGCCGAGGTGTGGATGGCTGCAGAATTCCAGAGCGACGACGAGACCTCCGAGGAGATCTCGCAGCTGCTCTACCACCTGCAGGTGCTGATGCTCGCGAAGGGCCTCACGCTGCAGGACGTCTACCGACATCTGTGA
- the rpe gene encoding ribulose-phosphate 3-epimerase, which translates to MPRINPSILAADFVNMQRDLDRIATADLVHVDVMDNHFVPNLTFGPQMVGRIHDVSAIPLDVHLMIDDPDRWAPGYAELGAYSVTFHAEAASDPVALARRLRSMGARAGVALKPGTPADPYIDLLEEFDQVLVMTVEPGFGGQSFMPETMPKLTALREAVSARGLDVWLQVDGGITEETIVTAAKAGADTFVAGSSVFRAADTAAQITLLRDTAAQHAH; encoded by the coding sequence ATGCCGCGCATCAACCCGAGCATCCTCGCGGCCGACTTCGTGAACATGCAGCGGGACCTCGATCGGATCGCCACGGCCGATCTGGTGCACGTCGACGTCATGGACAACCACTTCGTGCCGAACCTCACGTTCGGGCCGCAGATGGTGGGGCGCATCCACGACGTCTCGGCGATCCCGCTCGACGTTCACCTCATGATCGACGATCCGGACCGATGGGCGCCCGGCTATGCCGAGCTCGGAGCGTATTCCGTCACGTTCCATGCAGAGGCGGCCTCCGATCCGGTGGCACTGGCACGACGGCTCCGCTCGATGGGCGCCAGGGCGGGCGTCGCGCTCAAGCCGGGAACCCCTGCGGATCCGTATATCGACCTTCTCGAGGAATTCGACCAGGTGCTCGTGATGACGGTCGAGCCGGGGTTCGGCGGCCAGAGCTTCATGCCGGAGACGATGCCCAAGCTGACCGCGCTCCGGGAGGCCGTCTCCGCACGCGGTCTGGATGTCTGGCTGCAGGTCGACGGCGGCATCACGGAGGAGACGATCGTCACGGCCGCCAAGGCCGGTGCGGACACATTCGTCGCCGGATCCAGCGTCTTCCGCGCCGCCGACACGGCCGCGCAGATCACGCTGCTCCGCGACACGGCGGCGCAGCACGCGCACTGA
- a CDS encoding transcription antitermination factor NusB — translation MSGERSSARSVAYDVIRAVTDSDAYANLLLPARLERAHLTPADAALATELTYGTLRMQGYYDRVIELAANRSVDRIDEPVLDALRLGCHQLLAMRTATHAAVFETVELVRASGSRSAVGFANGVLRGIARKKPDVWRSRVLDAARDQDDQLAALHSHPTWVVRAFRHSLAAEHRETELEELLAADNEAPRVNLAALPALAHRPEDSDLDRYSPIGFVWKGGDPRAIVEETNGAIRVQDEGSQLAVQTLLAAREIAEGELWLDMCAGPGGKAAILAATALISGARLVANEIVPARLELVKRATAPAASAVELSERDGTTIGMDEPGRYDRILLDAPCTGLGALRRRPEARWRKTPGDVPELARLQAALLDSAVKALRPGGLLCYVTCSPHLAETRVQVSDALKRHPGQLKELPTQDVLQGLAVNPLDLAGDPAQVQLWPHRHGTDAMFITLLEKEK, via the coding sequence ATGAGCGGGGAGAGGTCGTCAGCACGCTCGGTGGCGTACGACGTGATCCGCGCCGTGACCGATTCGGATGCCTACGCCAATCTCCTCCTGCCCGCCCGCCTCGAGCGCGCCCACCTGACACCGGCCGATGCTGCGCTGGCCACAGAACTCACGTACGGCACGCTGCGAATGCAGGGGTACTACGACCGCGTGATCGAACTCGCCGCCAATCGGTCGGTCGACCGCATCGACGAACCGGTCCTCGACGCCCTCCGGCTCGGCTGCCATCAGTTGCTCGCGATGCGCACGGCCACGCACGCCGCCGTGTTCGAGACGGTCGAGCTCGTGCGTGCCTCGGGATCGCGGTCGGCGGTCGGCTTCGCGAACGGCGTGCTGCGCGGAATCGCCCGCAAGAAGCCGGACGTCTGGCGCTCACGCGTGCTCGACGCGGCCCGCGATCAGGACGACCAGCTGGCCGCGCTGCACTCGCACCCCACCTGGGTCGTCCGAGCGTTCCGGCATTCGCTCGCCGCCGAACATCGCGAGACGGAGCTCGAGGAGCTGCTGGCCGCCGACAACGAGGCGCCGCGCGTCAACCTCGCCGCGCTTCCCGCTCTCGCGCACCGCCCGGAGGACTCCGACCTCGACCGCTACTCGCCGATCGGATTCGTCTGGAAGGGCGGCGACCCGCGAGCGATCGTGGAGGAGACGAACGGCGCCATCCGCGTCCAGGACGAAGGCTCGCAGCTGGCGGTGCAGACTCTGCTGGCCGCACGGGAGATCGCCGAAGGCGAGCTGTGGCTGGACATGTGCGCCGGACCGGGCGGCAAGGCGGCCATCCTCGCGGCAACAGCACTCATCTCCGGCGCGCGACTGGTCGCCAATGAGATCGTGCCGGCCAGGCTGGAACTGGTGAAGCGTGCGACCGCGCCTGCGGCATCCGCGGTCGAGCTCTCCGAGCGGGACGGGACAACGATCGGCATGGACGAGCCCGGCCGGTACGACCGCATCCTGCTCGACGCGCCGTGCACGGGCCTCGGTGCTCTGCGCCGCCGGCCAGAGGCGCGCTGGCGCAAGACGCCTGGCGACGTTCCGGAGCTCGCCAGGCTGCAGGCGGCGCTGCTGGACTCGGCCGTGAAGGCACTGCGGCCCGGCGGACTGCTCTGCTACGTCACGTGCTCGCCGCACCTCGCGGAGACCCGCGTGCAGGTGAGCGACGCGCTGAAGCGGCACCCTGGACAGCTGAAGGAGCTGCCGACCCAGGACGTGCTGCAGGGGCTGGCGGTTAATCCGCTCGACCTCGCCGGCGACCCCGCCCAGGTGCAGCTGTGGCCGCACAGGCACGGCACTGACGCCATGTTCATCACGTTGCTGGAGAAGGAGAAGTGA
- the fmt gene encoding methionyl-tRNA formyltransferase, giving the protein MRIVFAGTPTAAVPTLRALAGGDHEIVCVVTRPDAPLGRKRVLTPSPVAQAATELGLPVLKAARLDAEATDGILRTHPELGVVVAYGGLVREPLLSAPDNGWINLHFSLLPRWRGAAPVQRALIAGDERTGAAVFRLVPELDAGDVFDAVERPVGADETAGELLDSLAVAGSELVLRVVDAIANGTAVATPQEGEPTLAPKLTLGDGRLDVQRDARAVYSRIRGVTPEPGAFVNVGGTRVKVLAAARSGAQQLQPGELLLQGSRAYLGTASAPLELVTVQPAGKRAMAGADWLRGLQGRARVDEAPDADAASSINGGVAS; this is encoded by the coding sequence ATGAGGATCGTTTTCGCCGGAACCCCGACCGCCGCCGTCCCGACCCTGCGCGCTCTCGCCGGAGGGGACCACGAGATCGTGTGCGTCGTCACCCGGCCGGACGCCCCGCTCGGCCGGAAGCGCGTGCTCACGCCGTCGCCGGTGGCGCAGGCCGCGACCGAGCTGGGACTTCCCGTGCTCAAGGCGGCGCGGCTCGATGCGGAAGCGACCGACGGCATCCTGAGGACGCACCCCGAACTCGGTGTCGTCGTGGCATACGGGGGGTTGGTACGGGAGCCACTCCTTTCCGCCCCCGACAACGGCTGGATCAATCTCCACTTCTCCCTGCTTCCGCGTTGGCGCGGAGCCGCGCCGGTGCAGCGCGCGCTCATCGCGGGCGACGAGCGCACCGGTGCAGCGGTGTTCCGGCTCGTGCCCGAGCTCGACGCCGGCGACGTCTTCGACGCCGTCGAGCGGCCGGTGGGGGCGGACGAGACGGCGGGCGAGCTGCTCGACTCGCTGGCCGTCGCCGGGTCGGAACTCGTACTCCGAGTCGTGGACGCCATCGCGAACGGCACGGCCGTTGCAACCCCCCAAGAGGGCGAGCCGACACTCGCGCCGAAGCTCACCCTCGGCGACGGGCGACTCGATGTTCAGCGTGATGCCAGGGCCGTGTACTCGCGGATCCGCGGGGTGACGCCTGAGCCGGGCGCCTTCGTCAACGTCGGGGGAACCCGGGTCAAGGTGCTCGCCGCGGCGCGCTCCGGTGCGCAGCAGTTGCAGCCGGGGGAGTTGCTGCTGCAGGGCTCCCGCGCGTACCTGGGCACGGCATCCGCCCCGCTGGAGCTCGTGACAGTGCAACCCGCCGGCAAGCGGGCGATGGCCGGCGCCGACTGGCTGCGAGGTCTGCAGGGACGCGCGCGGGTCGACGAGGCACCCGATGCGGACGCTGCGTCGTCCATCAACGGCGGAGTCGCATCATGA
- a CDS encoding primosomal protein N', translated as MPAARVARVIVDTPLPQLDRLFDYAIPERLADEAVPGVRVNVPLRTAGRLAGGYIVEVTDHADFEGDLSELESVVSAARVLTPSVATLARRIADRSAGSASDVLRLAVPPRMVRVEKAWLAAQHPRAEDADVIPVAERLPVRGYRDDLAASVDAAGRIAVDAVPRLARTGDGTWVGAWAVTMAELAARRLASGRSAILAVPDYRDLDQLQAALADAVETDAIARVDAGQSNPDRYRAFLRCLEPRPVVVIGNRSAVYAPAYRLGLIALWDDSDPLHVEPLAPYAHSRDVALVRAEAEGCGLAFVGHTRSIEVQRLVDLGWLTAHAPERAQSPRVVVTAAQAGEGAPSRVPAGAWRAAREGLDAGPVLVQVARPGYAPVVACAQCREAAHCSRCGGPLGQDRAGAAPSCRWCGAIATGWTCSNCGGTRVRLVSRGSSRTAEELGRAFPGVRVVVSDGERRVTAVDDRPALVVATRGAEPIATSGYRAVLLLDGERMLARESLNVAEDCLRWWSNAASLAAPGAPVVLVGVSGPLAQALATWRQPEYASAQLKDRRVLRFPPAVRVATVTGTPKAVGDAVAALDPQTVIDVLGPTPVDPHATTARQGSVSSDAVRAIVRFEYAHGAAVASALRSSIVRSATKGRKPRSDRGYRPPPTLRVRLDDPEVV; from the coding sequence ATGCCGGCTGCGCGGGTCGCCCGCGTGATCGTCGACACCCCGCTTCCGCAACTGGATCGACTGTTCGACTACGCGATCCCCGAACGGCTGGCCGATGAGGCCGTCCCCGGCGTGCGCGTGAACGTCCCGCTGCGCACGGCGGGGCGGCTCGCCGGAGGCTACATCGTCGAGGTCACCGATCACGCCGACTTCGAGGGAGACCTCAGCGAACTGGAGTCCGTCGTCTCGGCCGCCAGGGTGCTGACGCCATCCGTGGCGACGCTGGCCAGGCGGATCGCCGACCGATCGGCCGGCAGCGCGAGCGACGTGCTGCGCCTGGCTGTCCCGCCGCGCATGGTGAGGGTGGAGAAGGCATGGCTGGCGGCCCAGCATCCGCGAGCGGAGGATGCCGACGTGATCCCCGTCGCCGAGCGGCTGCCGGTGCGCGGATACCGCGACGACCTGGCTGCATCCGTCGATGCCGCCGGCCGGATCGCGGTGGATGCCGTGCCGCGACTCGCGCGCACCGGCGACGGCACGTGGGTGGGCGCGTGGGCCGTGACGATGGCCGAGCTCGCAGCCCGGCGCCTGGCATCCGGTCGCAGCGCGATCCTCGCTGTGCCCGACTACCGCGACCTGGATCAGCTCCAGGCCGCCCTCGCCGACGCCGTGGAGACGGATGCCATCGCTCGCGTCGATGCAGGCCAGTCGAATCCGGATCGCTACCGCGCGTTCCTGCGCTGCCTCGAGCCGCGCCCGGTGGTGGTGATCGGTAACCGGTCGGCGGTCTACGCACCCGCGTATCGGCTGGGCCTCATCGCTCTGTGGGACGACTCGGATCCGCTCCACGTGGAGCCGCTCGCGCCGTACGCGCACTCCAGGGATGTCGCACTCGTGCGCGCCGAAGCCGAAGGATGCGGGCTGGCGTTCGTCGGACATACCCGCAGCATCGAGGTGCAGCGGCTCGTCGACCTCGGATGGCTCACCGCTCACGCGCCGGAGCGCGCGCAGAGCCCGCGCGTCGTCGTCACCGCCGCTCAGGCAGGGGAGGGAGCCCCGTCGCGCGTTCCCGCAGGAGCCTGGCGGGCGGCACGAGAAGGGCTGGACGCCGGCCCCGTGCTGGTACAGGTGGCACGGCCGGGATACGCGCCGGTGGTGGCCTGCGCGCAGTGCCGTGAGGCCGCTCACTGCTCGCGCTGCGGCGGTCCGCTCGGTCAGGACCGAGCGGGAGCCGCGCCCTCGTGCCGCTGGTGCGGCGCGATCGCCACCGGATGGACCTGCTCCAACTGCGGCGGCACGCGAGTGAGACTCGTCTCGCGCGGATCGTCCCGCACCGCTGAGGAGCTCGGCCGTGCGTTCCCCGGCGTGCGGGTTGTCGTGTCCGACGGGGAACGCCGGGTGACCGCCGTCGACGACCGGCCGGCGCTCGTCGTTGCGACCCGTGGTGCCGAGCCGATCGCAACGAGCGGGTACCGAGCCGTGTTGTTGCTCGACGGCGAACGGATGCTCGCCAGGGAGTCCCTGAACGTGGCGGAGGACTGCCTGCGGTGGTGGTCGAACGCGGCATCCCTCGCCGCTCCTGGCGCTCCCGTCGTGCTCGTCGGGGTCTCCGGACCGCTCGCGCAGGCACTGGCCACCTGGCGACAGCCGGAGTACGCGAGCGCGCAGCTCAAGGATCGTCGGGTTCTCCGGTTCCCGCCGGCCGTGCGCGTCGCAACCGTGACGGGCACGCCGAAGGCCGTCGGCGACGCCGTTGCCGCCCTCGATCCGCAGACGGTCATCGACGTGCTCGGTCCGACGCCGGTCGATCCGCACGCGACCACGGCGAGGCAGGGCAGCGTGTCCTCTGACGCCGTGCGCGCCATCGTGCGCTTCGAGTACGCGCACGGCGCGGCGGTGGCATCCGCATTGCGGTCGTCGATCGTGCGCTCGGCGACGAAGGGACGCAAGCCGCGCAGCGACCGCGGATACCGTCCGCCGCCTACACTCAGAGTCAGGCTCGACGACCCGGAGGTCGTGTAA
- the metK gene encoding methionine adenosyltransferase — protein MTSLRLFTSESVTEGHPDKICDQVSDSILDALLRVDPHSRVAVETLVTTGLVHVAGEVTTSGYVEIPAIVRETITGIGYTSSDVWFDGRSCGVSVSIGGQSPDIAQGVDSAYETREGSSHDLLDQQGAGDQGIMFGYATTETPELMPVPIWIAHRLAERLSEARKAGELDFLRPDGKTQVTVGYDGITPATIDTVVLSTQHSTSVSTEQLRAEVAEHIIRPVLDRVDLDSRDVKLLINPTGRFEIGGPQGDAGLTGRKIIIDTYGGASRHGGGAFSGKDPSKVDRSAAYAMRWVAKNAVAAGLADRLEVQVAYAIGTASPVGLYVETFGTGHLPEDRITAAIREVFDLRPAAIIRDLDLLRPIYAKTATYGHFGRELPDFTWERLNRVDDLRSAAGL, from the coding sequence ATGACTTCTTTGCGCCTTTTCACATCCGAGTCGGTCACCGAAGGGCATCCCGACAAGATCTGCGACCAGGTCTCCGACAGCATCCTCGATGCGTTGTTGCGGGTCGATCCGCACAGTCGCGTCGCTGTCGAGACGCTCGTCACCACCGGTCTCGTCCACGTCGCCGGCGAGGTCACGACGAGCGGGTACGTGGAGATCCCCGCGATCGTCCGCGAGACCATCACCGGCATCGGCTACACGTCGTCCGACGTCTGGTTCGACGGCCGGTCCTGTGGAGTCTCGGTGTCGATCGGCGGTCAATCGCCCGACATCGCCCAAGGAGTCGACTCCGCGTACGAGACCCGTGAGGGCTCATCGCACGACCTGCTCGACCAGCAGGGTGCAGGCGACCAGGGCATCATGTTCGGCTACGCCACGACGGAGACGCCGGAACTCATGCCGGTTCCGATCTGGATCGCGCACCGCCTCGCCGAGCGGCTCTCCGAGGCGCGCAAGGCCGGCGAACTCGACTTCCTCCGTCCCGACGGCAAGACCCAGGTGACCGTCGGATACGACGGCATCACTCCGGCGACCATCGACACCGTCGTGCTGTCCACGCAGCACTCGACTTCGGTGTCGACGGAACAGCTCCGTGCCGAGGTGGCCGAGCACATCATCCGCCCGGTCCTCGACCGGGTCGACCTCGACTCGCGCGACGTGAAGCTGCTGATCAACCCAACGGGGCGCTTCGAGATCGGCGGACCGCAGGGCGACGCAGGCCTCACGGGACGCAAGATCATCATCGACACGTACGGCGGGGCGTCCCGCCATGGCGGTGGCGCGTTCAGCGGCAAGGACCCGTCCAAGGTGGACCGCTCGGCCGCGTACGCCATGCGCTGGGTGGCGAAGAACGCCGTGGCCGCGGGCCTCGCGGATCGTCTCGAGGTGCAGGTCGCCTATGCGATCGGCACGGCGTCCCCGGTCGGCCTGTACGTCGAGACGTTCGGCACGGGCCACCTGCCTGAGGACCGCATCACGGCGGCCATCCGCGAGGTCTTCGACCTGCGTCCGGCGGCCATCATCCGCGACCTCGACCTGCTGCGTCCGATCTACGCGAAGACGGCGACCTACGGCCACTTCGGCCGGGAGCTCCCCGACTTCACCTGGGAGCGACTGAACCGCGTCGACGACCTGCGGTCGGCCGCGGGGCTGTAG
- the coaBC gene encoding bifunctional phosphopantothenoylcysteine decarboxylase/phosphopantothenate--cysteine ligase CoaBC: protein MTIVVGVTGGIAAYKAVSVIRSFVLLGHDVHVIATDAALRFVGAPTFEAISRNPLNTDLYEGVSEVRHVGIGKSADLVVIVPATANTLAKIANGLADDLLTNTILATTAPIVVAPAMHTEMWQNKATQANVQTLRSRGVTLVGPATGQLTGSDSGPGRLEEPEVIVEAALALVRKPSARRGRGASASSTDESARLSRRDLAGHRIIVTAGGTREPLDPVRFLGNRSSGKQGVAIATAARDRGADVVLIAAHLDVPVPDGLETRSVSSALELQKAVTDAASGADVVVMAAAVADFRPAKLQEGKIKKDDVGEGLQLSLVANPDILAGLSAGKRPDQVIVGFAAETESDPQALIELGRRKLKRKGCDFLVINNVGWKTGFSTDDNEVVVLDSHGDIVMEAAGSKTSVADRILDVITSA, encoded by the coding sequence CTGACCATCGTCGTGGGCGTGACCGGCGGCATCGCCGCATATAAGGCCGTCTCGGTCATCCGGTCGTTCGTGCTCCTCGGACACGATGTTCACGTCATCGCGACGGATGCCGCACTCCGGTTCGTCGGCGCCCCGACGTTCGAGGCGATCAGCCGCAATCCGCTCAACACGGACCTGTACGAGGGCGTGTCGGAGGTGCGCCACGTCGGCATCGGGAAGAGCGCCGACCTCGTCGTCATCGTGCCCGCGACGGCCAACACGCTCGCGAAGATCGCGAACGGACTGGCGGACGACCTCCTGACGAACACGATCCTCGCCACGACCGCCCCGATCGTCGTGGCGCCGGCCATGCACACCGAGATGTGGCAGAACAAGGCGACACAGGCGAACGTGCAGACGCTGCGCTCCAGGGGTGTGACGCTGGTCGGTCCCGCGACGGGACAGCTGACCGGATCCGACTCCGGCCCGGGGCGTCTTGAGGAGCCGGAAGTCATCGTCGAGGCGGCGCTGGCACTCGTCAGGAAGCCGTCAGCACGTCGTGGGCGCGGAGCATCCGCGTCGTCCACCGACGAATCCGCGCGCCTCTCCCGCCGCGACCTCGCCGGTCACCGCATCATCGTCACGGCGGGTGGAACCCGCGAGCCGCTCGATCCCGTGCGATTCCTCGGCAACCGGTCCAGCGGCAAACAGGGTGTCGCGATCGCGACGGCGGCGCGCGACAGGGGAGCGGATGTCGTTCTCATCGCCGCCCACCTCGACGTTCCCGTGCCCGACGGACTGGAGACCCGATCCGTCTCCAGCGCGCTCGAACTGCAGAAAGCCGTGACGGATGCCGCATCCGGCGCCGACGTCGTGGTGATGGCGGCCGCCGTCGCCGACTTCCGGCCCGCCAAGCTGCAGGAGGGCAAGATCAAGAAGGATGACGTCGGCGAAGGTCTGCAACTCTCGCTGGTCGCCAACCCCGACATCCTCGCCGGCCTCTCGGCCGGCAAGCGCCCGGACCAGGTGATCGTGGGTTTCGCGGCCGAGACCGAGAGCGACCCGCAGGCGCTCATCGAGCTCGGTCGCCGCAAGCTGAAGCGCAAGGGCTGCGACTTCCTGGTCATCAACAACGTGGGCTGGAAGACGGGGTTCTCCACCGATGACAACGAGGTCGTCGTGCTCGATTCGCACGGCGATATAGTGATGGAGGCCGCCGGCAGCAAGACGTCGGTGGCCGATCGTATTCTCGACGTCATCACCTCCGCCTGA
- the rpoZ gene encoding DNA-directed RNA polymerase subunit omega, translating into MAIAAKGIIDPPIDELLSRVESKYALVIFASKRARQINDYYADLHEGSLFDNVGPLVDSTIDDKPLSVALHEINEDKLVARPIDE; encoded by the coding sequence ATGGCAATCGCAGCCAAGGGCATCATCGACCCGCCGATCGACGAGCTGCTGTCCCGCGTGGAGTCGAAGTACGCGCTGGTCATCTTCGCGTCGAAGCGCGCCCGCCAGATCAACGACTACTACGCCGATCTGCACGAGGGCAGCCTGTTCGACAACGTCGGACCCCTCGTGGACTCCACGATCGATGACAAGCCCCTCTCGGTCGCGCTGCACGAGATCAACGAAGACAAGCTCGTCGCCCGTCCCATCGACGAGTGA
- the gmk gene encoding guanylate kinase: MPDTALRSQRIRPPEVDRVAASRAAVAARRARASVKTEIAAGTRSPVEVLDTASRNPSGPEGTLRITDFLMSLKAIGATKTADILSRLEIAPVKRLGGLGKHQRARLREFLIERFEQPTTHHRTRLTVLAGPTAVGKGTVARHIRENYPDVLLSVSATTRTPRPGEVEGVDYYFVDDAEFDRMIAEHELLEWAKVHNSHRYGTPRAPIEDALEQGRSVLLEIDLQGARQVRAAMPDAVLVFLAPPSWDELVRRLIGRGTESQEEQRRRLATAKVELASQDEFDARVVNSTVADAAREVVDLMEVRARRSRRAATSSGR; this comes from the coding sequence ATGCCCGACACCGCACTCCGTTCCCAGCGCATCCGTCCCCCAGAGGTCGACCGCGTCGCCGCATCGCGCGCCGCGGTCGCCGCCCGCCGTGCCCGTGCCTCGGTGAAGACCGAGATAGCGGCCGGCACGCGTTCGCCCGTCGAGGTGCTCGACACCGCCTCCCGGAATCCGTCCGGTCCAGAGGGCACCTTGCGGATCACCGACTTCCTGATGAGCCTGAAGGCGATCGGGGCGACGAAGACCGCCGACATCCTCTCCCGCCTCGAGATCGCGCCGGTGAAACGGCTCGGCGGCCTCGGCAAGCATCAGCGAGCCCGCCTGCGCGAGTTCCTGATCGAGCGCTTCGAACAGCCGACCACGCATCACCGCACCCGGCTCACCGTGCTCGCCGGTCCGACGGCCGTCGGAAAGGGAACCGTGGCGAGGCACATCAGGGAGAACTATCCCGACGTGCTGCTCTCCGTCTCGGCCACGACCCGCACGCCGCGTCCAGGCGAGGTCGAGGGTGTCGACTACTACTTCGTGGACGACGCCGAGTTCGACCGCATGATCGCCGAGCACGAGCTGCTCGAGTGGGCGAAGGTGCACAACAGCCATCGATACGGCACACCGCGAGCTCCCATCGAGGACGCCCTGGAACAGGGTCGCAGCGTGCTGCTCGAGATCGACCTGCAGGGTGCCCGCCAGGTGCGAGCAGCGATGCCGGACGCCGTGCTGGTCTTCCTGGCACCGCCGAGCTGGGACGAGCTGGTGCGCCGGCTCATCGGCAGAGGCACGGAATCGCAGGAGGAGCAGCGCCGGCGCCTGGCGACGGCGAAGGTCGAACTAGCCTCCCAGGACGAGTTCGACGCCCGCGTGGTGAACAGCACCGTGGCCGACGCCGCGCGCGAGGTCGTAGACTTGATGGAAGTGCGCGCGCGCCGGTCGCGCCGCGCCGCAACGTCATCCGGTCGCTGA